CCCTTGCGAGCTGTACGGCGATCACGGTGCGTTTGGCCGCAAAGGAGCGCGGCATTCCACTAAAGCACTTGAGCGTAAGGGTCGATCTGGACCGCACCGATCCTGTGCGGTTGGTCTTCCACACTGAAATCCAAATCGACAATGATCTCTCCGAGGTCGACCGTAACACCCTGATTGCCGCGGCTCGGCTATGCCCGGTCAGAAAGACGCTTTCCAGGGCCATCGCCTTCGAGGAGGAGGTGACGTGATGTCATCAAAGGGCTTTTTCGGCCAGTAACCATCCCCCCTGCAAAGCCGGGGGATTTCCCGATTGGTTTAATCCATCTGTTTTATCGAACAGCGTCAGACCAATAACGGGTATTATCATGACATCCAGCATTTTTATTTTCTGCCGATTGAATAACAGGAGCGGTGCCGATGTTTAAGGCGCGCATGAAACGGCTAACCGTGCGGATGGCC
The DNA window shown above is from Dickeya dadantii NCPPB 898 and carries:
- a CDS encoding OsmC family protein; translated protein: MADTTPPKGEGEGFRPHELLESALASCTAITVRLAAKERGIPLKHLSVRVDLDRTDPVRLVFHTEIQIDNDLSEVDRNTLIAAARLCPVRKTLSRAIAFEEEVT